Proteins encoded by one window of Bacillus sp. DTU_2020_1000418_1_SI_GHA_SEK_038:
- the tsaD gene encoding tRNA (adenosine(37)-N6)-threonylcarbamoyltransferase complex transferase subunit TsaD, whose protein sequence is MNNDQYIMGIETSCDETSVAIVKNGREIASNIVASQIESHKRFGGVVPEIASRHHVEQITIVLEEALKQAEISFDDLDAIAVTEGPGLVGALLVGVNAAKAIAFAHNIPLVGIHHIAGHIYANRLVTELTFPLLSLVVSGGHTELVYMKEQGHFEVIGETRDDAAGEAYDKVARTLNLPYPGGPHIDRLAQVGEATINLPRAWLEEGSYDFSFSGLKSAVINTVHNAEQRGEKISPEDLAASFQDSVIDVLVTKTMKAVEEYKVKQVLLAGGVAANKGLRSTLQKEFDKMPGIELVIPPLNLCTDNAAMIAAAGSILFEKGARSTMALNANPGLEITIHN, encoded by the coding sequence ATGAATAATGATCAATATATTATGGGTATTGAAACAAGCTGTGATGAAACATCAGTGGCCATTGTCAAAAACGGCAGAGAAATTGCTTCAAATATAGTGGCATCACAAATAGAAAGCCATAAAAGGTTCGGGGGCGTTGTACCTGAAATTGCTTCGCGGCATCATGTGGAACAAATTACGATAGTTCTTGAGGAGGCATTAAAGCAGGCAGAAATAAGCTTTGATGATCTTGATGCTATTGCAGTCACAGAAGGTCCAGGCCTTGTAGGAGCGTTGTTAGTGGGCGTTAACGCGGCAAAAGCAATTGCCTTTGCACATAACATTCCATTAGTCGGTATTCATCATATTGCAGGCCATATCTATGCAAATCGGCTTGTTACGGAGCTAACATTTCCATTACTCTCCCTCGTTGTTTCAGGCGGACATACAGAGCTAGTCTATATGAAAGAACAAGGACACTTTGAAGTCATTGGTGAAACAAGGGATGATGCTGCTGGAGAGGCGTATGATAAAGTAGCTAGAACCTTGAACCTGCCTTATCCGGGTGGACCTCATATTGACCGGTTAGCACAAGTTGGGGAAGCTACCATTAACTTACCAAGAGCTTGGCTGGAGGAAGGCTCTTATGATTTTAGTTTTAGTGGATTAAAATCAGCAGTTATCAACACTGTCCACAATGCAGAACAGCGCGGGGAAAAGATATCCCCAGAAGACCTAGCGGCAAGCTTTCAGGATAGTGTAATTGATGTTCTTGTAACTAAAACGATGAAAGCTGTTGAAGAATATAAAGTAAAACAAGTATTATTAGCAGGTGGGGTTGCTGCGAATAAAGGTTTGCGGTCAACACTGCAAAAGGAATTTGATAAGATGCCAGGGATTGAATTAGTCATCCCGCCATTAAATTTATGTACAGATAATGCAGCAATGATCGCAGCTGCCGGGAGTATCCTATTTGAAAAAGGTGCGCGATCAACTATGGCATTAAATGCGAACCCAGGTCTTGAAATTACTATCCACAACTAA